The Acidobacteriota bacterium DNA segment TTTTCACAATCCGGTGGCCATGTTTGGCAAAGTAATCCAGAAATTTTTGGCGAATTTCGTGTCCTGTCATTTGAGTTCCTGAGAAAAGGGTTAAGGTGAAATAGTTCGGTACAGTGACTGCCCGTGGATAACAAGGACTGAAAGGACTGAAAGGACAAAAAAGAAGGAATGAATCGAGTCCCGTCTTTTTTGTCCTTTCCGCACCAACTGCACCGGAGCGTGTTCAGCAAGGTTGTCAAATTTCTTCCAAGATTTTATTGCGGCGGGTTTGATACTCGTCTTCAGTGATCAAGCCCTTGTTCTTTAAGTTGAGCAGTTTTTCCAGTCGGGCTTCAATGTCATCTACTGGTGCTGCTGCGCCCGGCGGTGGCTGCTGCGGGTAGCCCGGTGGTGGTGGATACCCTGGCGGTGGATAGCCTGGGTACTGAGGTGGTGGTGGTGCCATACGACCAGCCATGGCCTGCCCCATCCCAATGCCCATGCCAAGTCCAAGCCCTTCGCCAGCACCGCCAGGATTGTTGGCGGCATCGCGCAGGGCCTGGGCGGTCTGGAATTGCATATAGGCGTTCATATCACCCAGGGCGCGCATTCCGGCGCCTTCGTCAATTCGTTTTTGGACTTCTTCGGGCAGGGTAATCGCCCCAACGGTCAAATCAACCAGTTCCATGCCTTGCTTGGCAAAGTCATCGGCGGCGCGGCCTTTGGTGCCGGCGGCGATTTCGTTGTAGAGCGAGGCCAGTTTAAAGACCGAATTGAAATTTTCACCAAGCAAATCAGACAACTGCTGGACGATCAGGTCGCGCAGGAAGTCTTCAACCTGTTCCGTTGTAACCCGGCCACGGGTGCCAACCACCGTGGCTGAAAACAGTTGTGGATCAACCACGCGGAGCGAGTATTTCCCAAACGCCCGCAGGTTAATCGGTCCAAGCTGTGGATCCTGGAGCAAAATTGGGGCTTTCGTCCCCCACTTCAAATCCTGGAACGTCTGACGCCCAATAAACAAGACCGAAGCCTGAAACGGGGAATTGCCGCCAAAAAAGAGCCCTGGAAGTGACGAAATCAGCGGCAGATTCATCGTTGATAGGGTGTGTCTTCCTGGTCCAAAGGTATCGAGTGCCCGACCATCCCGAAAAAAGACGGCTGTCTGATTTTCCTGGACAATCAATTGCGATCCCCAGGTGATGTTGGTTGAACCTTGTGGTGGATACCGGTGCACCAGCGCGCGGCCTGAATTGTCGAAAAACTGAATTACTTCTGGCATGTGAATCACCTTGTTGAATGAAGAATTGTCCGTACCACCCTGCGTCAGCGGGTGGCAATTCGGTCAGCTTTCCTTAGACTGTGTTGATCTTATTGTAGCGTTCGGTGAATTTGGCATCGAGCGCGTCAATATTTTTCTCAAGCGCGGCGGCGGCGGCTTTCAACGTGGCGGCTTCACCCGCCTGGGCCGCCACCACATTGGCGTCTGCCTCGATAATTTCCGCCAGATCCAGCAAGGTCAGGTCAAACTGGTAGATTTGATCAAGTTCAAAATCGTCAATTTTCACTGCATCAAAGAATCCAGAATAGCCATAGGTCGCAAACCGAATCCGATTTTCCATTTTGTCGAGCTTTTTCAAAATTCGATCCAGCGGGCCAACTTCAAACAGCCGGCCATTATCGCTCAAGTCCCGCAACACATTGTTGGGAATGGTTTTAATATGGCGCAACCGGTCAGCCACCTGTTCGCGCAGTACTTTGTCAATTTCACGCCGGCGGTCACGATCCAGATAATCTCCCAGACCAGGGATTTTATCGGCCAATCGTTCAAGCCAGTTTTTTCGGCTGTTGACGTTAAACATCAGCAGGTCTCCTGTTTGGAATAGAATGAAGAATGAAGAATTTGAGAATGAAGAATAAAGAATTGGGAATGAACCCTCTCGTTTTCTTTAGCCCCGAGCTTGCGAGTTTTCAGCCCCAAGCCCTGAGCCCTAAAATCAGGGCTGAAGACATCGGGCTGAAGAAACCGGACTTGGGGCTGAAGACGTTGGGTTGAAGAATTGGTTTCATTTCATCCCTCATCCTTCATCCCTCATCCTTTCAATCGCCCTGAGCCCGATGTCTTTTCAGTCTCTGGGTTCAACAAAAGCAGTTTGAATCAATTTGATCATTTTGAGGCCATCTTCACCATTGGCGTAATAACGGGGTTTGGCCTCAGCAATGGTGTAGCCTAGAGTACAATAAAGTCGGTACGCTGTCAGATTTGAAACCCGGACTTCAAGGTACACCAGATGTGCTCCCTGGAACGCAAAACCAAGTTCAGCTTGCTGAATCAGCCATCGTCCATAGCCCTGGCAACGCGCCTCGGGAGCAACGCCAACCGCCACGATATGACCGCCAACCGGAGCGCCATAGGTCGGAGTCCGGTCAACCAGGCCCAGTAAAAACCCTTTCATCTCGCCGCAATGATCAACCACTTTAAAAGAAACCGAGTCTGAACTCGACAACAGCATGCGGATGGTGCTCAAGTCATAGGCTTCGCCATCTTCAAAACAGCGCTGATCAAGTGCCCAGCAGGCATACAGATCACACAATGTCATTGGAAAAATTGCGGGTTGTAAGGCTGCAACCATAACAAATGTGATGGGGAAATAGTTGAAAAATGGGTTGGCGTGAAAGACTGAAAATCCTGCATCTCCCGAGCACGCGGCTTTCGGCGTTTTGGGCGCCATCGCGTTGCAAGGAGTTCGGCTTTCAAAAGCCGCTCTGGGAGAAACCGTCCTCGTGATCGGGCTCGGGCTGATCGGCCAGATCACCTTTTCAACACAGGTTCAGGCCGTAAACGATCTGTCTCAATTCAACCGCCGCTACGGCGGCGAAAACTCTGTAACCAATTATTCTTCGAAATCCTGAACCCTGAACCCTGAACCCTGAACCCTGAACCCTGAACCCTGAACCCTGAACCCTGAACCCTGAACCCCAAATGGTATTTCCTATGACCACATCACCTGTTCGAGTCCGCTTTGCCCCTTCGCCGACTGGATATCTCCACATTGGTGGAGCGCGAACCGCACTCTTTAACTGGCTCTTTGCCCGCAAATTTGGCGGGACGTTTATTTTGCGAATTGAAGACACCGACCTCGAACGATCAACCCCGGACGCCATCGAAGCCATTTTTGATGGATTAAACTGGCTGGGGCTGCAGTGGGATGAAGGTCCGTTCTACCAGACGCAAAGCCTTGAGAATCATCGCGTAGCAGCGCAAACCCTGGTAGCGTCCGGGCATGCCTACAAGTCGTATGAAACCAAGGACGAACTCGATGCCATGCGCAAGGCCGCCGAAGAAGCCAAAGTCGCTTTTAAATACAATGGCGCCCACCGCGAATTGACCCCCGAGCAACAGGCCGCGTTCGAAGCCGAAGGCCGGCCCTTTGTGATTCGGTTCAAAGTCCCGCAGGATGGCGGGGCCGTGGCGTTTGAAGATCTTGTCTACGGCAGACAGGAAAAACACCATGCTGACATCGAAGACTTTGTGATTATGCGGTCTGACGGAACACCGCTCTATCTGCTCAGCAATATGGTTGATGATGCTGACCAGGGCGTGACGCATGTCATTCGTGGCCAGGATGGGCTGTCAAATACACCGAAACAGGTGCTGCTCTATCAGGCGCTTGGCAAACCAGTGCCGAAATTTGCCCATCTCCCGCTCATTTTGGATCCCAAACGGGCCAAAATCGGGAAGCGCAAACACGGCAACGTGGTGACGGTGCGCTATTACCAGGAACGCGGGTTCATTCCGGATGCCTTTTTGAATTTTCTGGCGCTTCTGGGCTGGTCAACGGGTGATGACCGCGAAATTCTGTCGCTCGATGACATGCGCGAGATGTTTACCTTCGAACGCGTCAGCCATACGAATGCTGTTTTTAATCTCAATACCACCGACCCACGGATTGGCACCGATCCGAAAGCCTTGTGGATGAATGCCGAATACATCAAAACCTGGCCGCTTGAAAAATTGCTTCCGCTGGTGCGTGAACAACTTGAAAAAGCCGGGTTGTGGCAGGACAGCTATGCCGGAGACCAGGCAGAATGGTTTGCCAAAACGGTTGACCTGCTGCGGGCCCGCTTCCGGGTGCTGACCGATTTTGTGACGCTTGGCAAACCGTATTTTGCTGATGAATTTGAATTTGACCCAGATGCCGTCAAGAAAAACCTCAAAGATGCTGCACTCAAAGAATTGCTGCCTGGGCTGGCTGACACATTCGAGACCTTGACTGAATTTTCGCACGGCACGGTTGAAGCCGCGCTTCGGGCCTTTGCCGAAGAAAAAGGTGTCAAAGCCGGACTGCTCATCAACGGTTCACGAACCGCAGTTTCCGGTCAATCGGTTGGTCCAAGCCTGTTTGAACTGCTGGTGACCGTTGGTCAGGAACGAACCTGTCGGCGATTAAGAGCGATTGTGGATCAGATTGCCTGAGCGAAAAAGGATAGAAGATAAACTGGTCGCGTGGCCACTTTGCAAAGGTGGCCACGCGATATTTTTTTGGAGTCCACAGGGCAAATCCATTGCAAATTCAAGCACAACCAGCCAGAGTTTAAGCCACGGTTCATCAAAGAATCCCAGGCCATTTCTCTTTCGGAAACCCCAAAAATCTATGCTGAAAAACAAACTGGTGATCTGGTTCGCCACCGGGTGGTGGTTGTGTGTCATGGTGGCTGGGAATTACGTGACTGCTCAGGAATCACAGGCTTTACCAGAGCGTGAAAATCAGGTGCCACAAGCCTGGGTGGATCATCAACTGCGACCATTTCGCAAACTTGGGCCACTCCAACCGCCTGGAGTCTTTCCTTCTGTTTTTGAACGCTGGCGGATTTCGCCGCAACCCCAAATCAGGGCTGAACTCACGTCGCCTGTTCGAGTGAGCCAAAAT contains these protein-coding regions:
- a CDS encoding SPFH domain-containing protein — translated: MPEVIQFFDNSGRALVHRYPPQGSTNITWGSQLIVQENQTAVFFRDGRALDTFGPGRHTLSTMNLPLISSLPGLFFGGNSPFQASVLFIGRQTFQDLKWGTKAPILLQDPQLGPINLRAFGKYSLRVVDPQLFSATVVGTRGRVTTEQVEDFLRDLIVQQLSDLLGENFNSVFKLASLYNEIAAGTKGRAADDFAKQGMELVDLTVGAITLPEEVQKRIDEGAGMRALGDMNAYMQFQTAQALRDAANNPGGAGEGLGLGMGIGMGQAMAGRMAPPPPQYPGYPPPGYPPPPGYPQQPPPGAAAPVDDIEARLEKLLNLKNKGLITEDEYQTRRNKILEEI
- a CDS encoding GNAT family N-acetyltransferase, translating into MTLCDLYACWALDQRCFEDGEAYDLSTIRMLLSSSDSVSFKVVDHCGEMKGFLLGLVDRTPTYGAPVGGHIVAVGVAPEARCQGYGRWLIQQAELGFAFQGAHLVYLEVRVSNLTAYRLYCTLGYTIAEAKPRYYANGEDGLKMIKLIQTAFVEPRD
- a CDS encoding glutamate--tRNA ligase translates to MTTSPVRVRFAPSPTGYLHIGGARTALFNWLFARKFGGTFILRIEDTDLERSTPDAIEAIFDGLNWLGLQWDEGPFYQTQSLENHRVAAQTLVASGHAYKSYETKDELDAMRKAAEEAKVAFKYNGAHRELTPEQQAAFEAEGRPFVIRFKVPQDGGAVAFEDLVYGRQEKHHADIEDFVIMRSDGTPLYLLSNMVDDADQGVTHVIRGQDGLSNTPKQVLLYQALGKPVPKFAHLPLILDPKRAKIGKRKHGNVVTVRYYQERGFIPDAFLNFLALLGWSTGDDREILSLDDMREMFTFERVSHTNAVFNLNTTDPRIGTDPKALWMNAEYIKTWPLEKLLPLVREQLEKAGLWQDSYAGDQAEWFAKTVDLLRARFRVLTDFVTLGKPYFADEFEFDPDAVKKNLKDAALKELLPGLADTFETLTEFSHGTVEAALRAFAEEKGVKAGLLINGSRTAVSGQSVGPSLFELLVTVGQERTCRRLRAIVDQIA